The Nocardia arthritidis genome has a window encoding:
- a CDS encoding twin-arginine translocation signal domain-containing protein, which produces MIGDSVEKISTSGTRLILMTLRFAMVRLSPARISRRSVMAGGAATAGTAVIGSFLPSYRIRGW; this is translated from the coding sequence ATGATCGGCGACAGCGTCGAGAAGATCAGCACATCGGGTACCCGCTTGATCTTGATGACATTGCGTTTCGCGATGGTCAGGCTGTCGCCCGCCAGGATCAGCAGACGGTCGGTGATGGCGGGCGGTGCTGCGACGGCCGGAACTGCGGTCATCGGTTCGTTCCTTCCGTCGTATCGAATTCGCGGGTGGTGA
- a CDS encoding ABC transporter permease codes for MAKRNVIKIKRVPDVLIFSTLSPIMFVLLFAYIFGAAIDVPGLSGGYREFLIAGIFAQTVVFGASFTGAGLAEDMQKGIIDRFRSLPMAPSAVLFGRTVSDVVINVVSLTVMSLTGLLVGWRIRGSFVDVVLGYVLLLLFAYAISWIMAVVGLLVRAPEVFNNASFMVIFPLTFLANTFVPIDKLPTVLRIFAEWNPVSAVTQATRDLFGNTSPLAPKPDTWPMQHPVATTLIWVVIILAVFVPLAQRQYKRTVSR; via the coding sequence ATCGCGAAACGCAATGTCATCAAGATCAAGCGGGTACCCGATGTGCTGATCTTCTCGACGCTGTCGCCGATCATGTTCGTGCTGCTGTTCGCCTATATCTTCGGCGCTGCCATCGATGTGCCCGGACTGTCGGGCGGGTACCGGGAATTCCTGATCGCGGGCATCTTCGCGCAGACCGTCGTATTCGGTGCGTCGTTCACCGGCGCCGGCCTGGCCGAGGATATGCAGAAGGGCATCATCGACCGGTTCCGCTCGCTGCCGATGGCGCCGTCGGCGGTGCTGTTCGGGCGGACGGTCAGCGATGTGGTGATCAATGTCGTGAGCCTGACGGTCATGTCGCTCACCGGTCTGCTCGTCGGCTGGCGGATCCGCGGGTCGTTCGTCGACGTGGTCCTCGGCTATGTGCTGCTACTGCTGTTCGCCTACGCGATCTCCTGGATCATGGCGGTGGTCGGACTGCTGGTGCGGGCGCCGGAGGTGTTCAACAACGCCAGCTTCATGGTGATCTTCCCGCTGACATTCCTGGCCAACACCTTCGTGCCGATCGACAAACTGCCGACCGTGCTGCGAATCTTCGCCGAATGGAATCCGGTGTCGGCGGTGACCCAGGCGACCCGCGACCTGTTCGGCAACACCAGTCCCCTTGCGCCGAAACCGGATACCTGGCCGATGCAGCATCCGGTGGCGACGACGCTGATCTGGGTGGTGATCATCCTCGCGGTATTCGTGCCGCTGGCGCAGCGGCAGTACAAGCGGACCGTCAGCCGCTGA
- a CDS encoding peptidylprolyl isomerase gives MTSPNQTAVATLHTNHGDIKISLFGNHAPKTVRNFIGLADGSAPYTTANASGGSSGPFYDGAIFHRVIPGFMIQGGDPTGTGRGGPGYEFGDEFHPELRFDRGYLLAMANAGPGTNGSQFFITVGQQPHLNRRHTIFGEVIDPDSRKVVDAIAATRTDRNDRPVEPVTISKITLE, from the coding sequence GTGACCTCACCGAATCAGACTGCTGTTGCGACGCTGCACACCAATCACGGCGATATCAAGATCTCGCTCTTCGGTAACCACGCCCCCAAGACGGTGCGCAATTTCATCGGCCTCGCCGACGGTTCCGCGCCGTACACCACCGCGAATGCGAGCGGCGGCAGCTCCGGCCCGTTCTACGACGGCGCGATCTTCCATCGCGTAATTCCCGGATTCATGATTCAGGGCGGCGACCCGACCGGCACCGGCCGCGGTGGGCCCGGCTACGAATTCGGCGACGAATTCCACCCGGAGCTGCGCTTCGACCGCGGCTACCTGCTCGCGATGGCCAATGCGGGCCCGGGCACCAACGGCTCCCAGTTCTTCATCACCGTCGGCCAGCAGCCGCACCTCAACCGCAGGCACACCATCTTCGGCGAGGTGATCGACCCGGATTCGCGCAAGGTCGTCGACGCCATCGCCGCCACCCGCACCGACCGCAATGACCGTCCGGTCGAACCCGTGACGATCTCCAAGATCACCCTGGAATGA
- a CDS encoding PH domain-containing protein codes for MGIESSEPRLTWTTPAPALTAVAVGGVCLVVAAILADDGPSRLLIGLAAAGLLGLAGLGFRQRPRFTIVPGAEPKLVVRGLSGPTEYTRDQITRARVVGYRRLGRKMPMLEIDVEHDGAERLLIFGRWDLGANPNDVFESLITTGLAK; via the coding sequence TTGGGGATCGAATCTTCCGAGCCCCGGCTCACCTGGACCACCCCGGCCCCCGCGCTGACCGCGGTCGCGGTCGGCGGGGTCTGTCTGGTGGTGGCCGCGATCCTGGCCGACGACGGACCGAGCCGCCTGCTGATCGGCCTGGCCGCCGCCGGGCTGCTCGGCCTGGCCGGGCTCGGCTTCCGGCAGCGGCCACGATTCACCATCGTGCCGGGCGCCGAGCCGAAGTTGGTGGTGCGCGGCCTGTCCGGCCCCACCGAATACACCCGCGACCAGATCACACGGGCCAGGGTGGTCGGCTACCGCCGCCTCGGCCGCAAGATGCCGATGTTGGAGATCGATGTGGAGCACGACGGCGCCGAGCGGCTGCTGATCTTCGGCCGCTGGGATCTCGGCGCGAATCCGAACGACGTCTTCGAATCCCTCATCACGACTGGGCTCGCCAAATAG
- the crgA gene encoding cell division protein CrgA: MPKSKVRKKTDYTINPASRIPVKVKGGPSPVWYVAIMLGFMLAGLIWLLVYYLAGDQLTWMNDLNAWNFLIGFGLMVIGLIMTMRWR, encoded by the coding sequence ATGCCCAAGTCCAAGGTCCGTAAGAAGACCGACTACACGATCAACCCCGCCAGCCGGATCCCGGTGAAGGTGAAGGGTGGTCCGTCACCGGTCTGGTACGTCGCGATCATGCTCGGCTTCATGCTCGCCGGGCTGATCTGGCTGCTCGTCTACTACCTGGCAGGCGATCAGCTCACGTGGATGAACGACCTCAACGCCTGGAACTTCCTGATCGGCTTCGGTCTGATGGTGATCGGCCTGATCATGACCATGCGCTGGCGCTGA
- a CDS encoding aminodeoxychorismate/anthranilate synthase component II — MRVLVVDNYDSFVFNLVQYLGQLGVEAIVWRNDDQRLADVDAVVADFDGILISPGPGTPDRAGRSIDLVHACARHRTPLLGVCLGHQAIGEAFGATVTRAPELLHGKTSSVFHIGAGVLAGLPDPFTATRYHSLTVLEETLPAEIEVLGRTESGIVMAMRHRTLPIHGVQFHPESVLTQGGHRMLANWLEVCGERPAEGLVQTLEAEVAALVVQ; from the coding sequence ATGCGTGTTCTGGTCGTCGACAATTACGACAGCTTCGTCTTCAACCTGGTGCAGTACCTCGGCCAGTTGGGTGTCGAGGCCATCGTCTGGCGCAACGACGACCAGCGGCTCGCCGATGTCGACGCGGTGGTCGCCGACTTCGACGGGATCCTGATCAGCCCGGGCCCGGGCACGCCGGACCGGGCCGGCCGCAGCATCGACCTGGTGCACGCCTGCGCGCGGCACCGCACGCCGCTGCTCGGGGTGTGCCTCGGGCATCAGGCCATCGGCGAGGCCTTCGGCGCCACGGTCACCCGCGCACCCGAACTGTTGCACGGCAAGACGAGTTCGGTGTTCCACATCGGCGCGGGCGTGCTCGCCGGGCTGCCGGATCCGTTCACCGCGACCCGCTACCACTCGCTCACCGTGCTGGAGGAGACGCTGCCCGCCGAGATCGAGGTGCTCGGCCGCACCGAGAGCGGCATCGTGATGGCGATGCGGCACCGGACCCTGCCGATTCACGGCGTGCAGTTCCACCCCGAATCCGTGCTCACCCAGGGCGGACACCGGATGCTGGCCAACTGGCTCGAGGTGTGCGGTGAGCGGCCCGCCGAGGGGCTGGTCCAGACGCTGGAGGCGGAGGTCGCGGCACTGGTGGTGCAGTGA
- a CDS encoding RibD family protein produces the protein MTAWSRPYVLLSAAASLDGYIDDASADRLILSDAADLDRVDQLRAESDAILIGAQTMRRDNPRLLVNSAQRRAARVAAGKPEYPLKVTVTASGALGADLNFWRHGGEKLVCTTDSGLAALGDRLAGLAEIVSLGPELDFATLLDELGRRGIRRLMVEGGTRVLTQFLAADLVDELRLAIAPILVGDPAAPRFVDPAKFPGGPGRRLRLVDVSRAGDVAVLCYLAKPEAKPRSWAGVE, from the coding sequence GTGACCGCGTGGTCGCGCCCCTATGTGCTGCTCTCGGCGGCCGCGAGCCTCGACGGATATATCGATGACGCGAGCGCGGACCGGCTGATTCTCTCCGACGCGGCCGATCTGGACCGGGTCGATCAGCTGCGCGCCGAATCCGACGCGATCCTGATCGGCGCGCAGACCATGCGGCGGGACAATCCACGGCTGCTGGTCAACAGCGCGCAACGGCGAGCGGCGCGGGTGGCCGCGGGCAAGCCGGAGTATCCGCTCAAGGTCACGGTAACCGCGAGCGGCGCGCTGGGAGCCGACCTGAATTTCTGGCGGCACGGTGGGGAAAAGCTGGTCTGCACAACCGATTCCGGGCTCGCGGCGCTAGGTGACCGGCTGGCCGGGCTCGCCGAGATCGTCTCGCTCGGTCCCGAACTCGATTTCGCCACGCTGCTCGATGAGCTTGGGCGCCGTGGTATTCGGCGGCTGATGGTGGAGGGCGGCACCCGCGTTCTCACCCAATTCCTGGCCGCCGATCTGGTCGACGAGCTGCGGTTGGCCATCGCGCCCATCCTGGTCGGCGATCCGGCGGCGCCGCGTTTCGTCGATCCGGCGAAATTTCCGGGCGGGCCGGGGCGTCGGCTCCGGCTGGTCGATGTATCGCGGGCCGGTGACGTCGCGGTGCTGTGTTATCTCGCGAAACCGGAGGCGAAACCGAGGAGTTGGGCGGGTGTCGAATAG
- a CDS encoding deaminase translates to MPTQDADHRFMLRAIELARRCPPSTTAYSVGAVIVVDGVEISTGYSRETDEKVHAEEAALNKLPADDQRLAAATIYSTLEPCTKRATATRAPCTERILRAGIRRVVIAWREPPLFVTNCVGVERLREHGVEVVELPELAAAAMALNRHLDLS, encoded by the coding sequence ATGCCCACCCAGGATGCCGACCACCGATTCATGCTCCGGGCAATCGAACTCGCGCGTCGCTGCCCACCGAGCACGACCGCCTATTCGGTCGGCGCGGTGATCGTCGTCGACGGTGTGGAGATATCCACCGGTTACTCCCGCGAGACCGATGAGAAGGTGCACGCCGAGGAAGCCGCGCTGAACAAACTGCCCGCGGACGACCAGCGGCTGGCCGCAGCGACGATCTACAGCACGCTGGAACCGTGCACCAAGCGCGCGACGGCGACCCGGGCGCCCTGCACGGAACGCATCCTGCGGGCCGGGATCCGGCGGGTGGTGATCGCCTGGCGCGAGCCCCCGCTGTTCGTGACCAACTGCGTCGGCGTCGAGCGATTGCGCGAGCACGGTGTCGAGGTGGTGGAGCTGCCCGAACTCGCCGCGGCGGCCATGGCGCTGAACCGGCATCTCGACCTGTCGTAA
- a CDS encoding CBS domain-containing protein → MDTSRSGPTARDIMKPGAQWISRDETVGKAARVMAELDVGSVVVADENQRMCGIITDRDIVVKCIAQGRSPATTRAGELCEATPRWVPADADIDTVLTEMEQHRIKRIPVIDDNKRMVGMISEADLARHLDDNQLSEFVTALYGRP, encoded by the coding sequence ATGGACACATCGCGCAGTGGGCCGACCGCCAGGGACATCATGAAACCCGGCGCGCAGTGGATATCGCGGGACGAGACCGTCGGAAAGGCCGCCAGGGTGATGGCCGAACTCGACGTCGGGTCGGTTGTCGTCGCCGATGAAAACCAGCGGATGTGCGGGATCATCACCGACCGCGACATCGTGGTGAAATGCATTGCGCAGGGCCGGTCTCCGGCGACGACCAGGGCGGGCGAACTCTGCGAGGCCACCCCGCGCTGGGTGCCCGCGGATGCCGATATCGATACCGTGCTCACCGAGATGGAGCAGCACCGGATCAAGCGGATCCCCGTCATCGATGACAACAAGCGGATGGTCGGCATGATCAGCGAGGCCGATCTGGCCCGGCACCTCGATGACAATCAGCTCAGCGAGTTCGTCACCGCGCTCTACGGAAGGCCTTGA
- the pknB gene encoding Stk1 family PASTA domain-containing Ser/Thr kinase gives MTTPKNLSSRYELGEIIGFGGMSEVHKARDLRLSRDVAIKVLRADLARDPTFYLRFKREAQNAAALNHPAIVAVYDTGEAEVDGGPLPYIVMEYVDGDTLRDIVRGKGPLPPRRAMEIIADVCAALDFSHKAGIVHRDMKPANIMINRAGAVKVMDFGIARAIADSSNPMTQTAAVIGTAQYLSPEQARGETVDARSDVYSVGCVLFEILTGEPPFTGDSPVAVAYQHVREDPRLPSHVHPGVPRELDSVVLKAMSKNPANRYQTAAEMRADLIRVLGGQRPSAPMVMTDEDRTTMLGAEGPPPRSYRTVERSDDTAEQEPAEAGNPRRTAYLAIAVAAAVAVAFALFWVLIGPGSKPDQVEIPDVSNQSQQQAQDKLEKLGFHVATQQTASSKIATGNVIATQPLGGSRIDKGGTVTIQVSTGPQQVPVPRLDGLTQQQAEQKLNEVQLRLDPSVQRKESSTQDVDKVIGQDPSAGSRVDVDRAIVITLGKGPDQVRVPTVVGQDISVAQPNLEASAGFKIQVQEVPSSKPKGEVIATTPAGGTSADRGSTVVVQVSSGGIVMPPLIGLTPTQALDALHGAGWTGGASQINQTTQGTFAPGDVGRILSQQPAAGSSVAKNATITISTGVLGPN, from the coding sequence ATGACGACCCCGAAGAATCTGTCCTCTCGGTACGAGCTGGGCGAGATCATCGGGTTCGGCGGCATGTCCGAGGTGCACAAGGCCCGCGACCTGCGCCTGAGCCGGGATGTGGCGATCAAGGTGCTGCGTGCGGACCTGGCCCGCGACCCGACCTTCTATCTGCGGTTCAAGCGCGAGGCGCAGAATGCCGCGGCGCTGAACCATCCGGCGATCGTCGCGGTGTACGACACCGGTGAGGCCGAGGTGGACGGCGGCCCGCTGCCGTACATCGTGATGGAGTACGTGGACGGCGATACGCTGCGCGATATCGTGCGCGGCAAGGGTCCGCTGCCGCCGCGCCGCGCGATGGAGATCATCGCCGACGTCTGTGCCGCACTGGATTTCAGCCATAAGGCCGGCATCGTGCACCGGGATATGAAGCCGGCCAACATCATGATCAACCGGGCCGGCGCGGTGAAGGTGATGGATTTCGGCATCGCCCGTGCGATCGCCGACAGCTCCAACCCGATGACCCAGACCGCCGCGGTGATCGGTACCGCGCAATATCTTTCACCGGAACAGGCCCGGGGCGAAACCGTCGACGCCCGCTCCGACGTGTACTCGGTCGGCTGCGTGCTGTTCGAAATCCTCACCGGTGAACCACCTTTCACCGGCGATTCACCGGTGGCGGTGGCCTACCAACACGTCAGGGAGGATCCGCGGCTGCCGTCGCATGTCCACCCCGGCGTGCCGCGCGAACTCGATTCGGTCGTGCTCAAGGCGATGAGCAAGAATCCGGCCAACCGGTATCAGACCGCGGCCGAGATGCGCGCCGACCTCATCCGGGTGCTCGGTGGCCAGCGGCCGAGCGCGCCCATGGTGATGACCGATGAGGATCGCACCACCATGCTCGGCGCCGAGGGTCCGCCGCCGCGCAGCTACCGCACCGTCGAACGCAGCGACGACACCGCCGAACAGGAACCCGCCGAGGCGGGTAATCCGCGCCGCACCGCCTACCTCGCCATCGCGGTGGCCGCGGCGGTCGCGGTGGCCTTCGCGCTGTTCTGGGTGTTGATCGGGCCGGGCAGCAAACCGGATCAGGTCGAGATACCTGATGTTTCGAACCAATCGCAGCAGCAGGCGCAGGACAAGCTGGAGAAGCTCGGCTTCCACGTGGCCACCCAGCAGACGGCGTCCAGCAAGATCGCCACCGGCAATGTCATCGCCACCCAGCCGCTCGGCGGCTCCCGGATCGATAAGGGCGGCACCGTCACCATCCAGGTGTCGACCGGTCCGCAGCAGGTGCCGGTGCCGCGGCTGGACGGGCTGACCCAGCAGCAGGCCGAGCAAAAACTCAACGAGGTGCAGCTGCGCTTGGATCCGAGCGTGCAGCGCAAGGAGTCGAGCACGCAGGACGTGGACAAGGTGATCGGCCAGGATCCCTCGGCGGGTTCCCGGGTCGATGTGGACCGCGCCATCGTCATCACCCTCGGCAAGGGTCCCGACCAGGTCCGGGTGCCCACCGTCGTCGGCCAGGACATCAGCGTGGCCCAGCCGAATCTGGAGGCCAGCGCCGGATTCAAGATCCAGGTCCAGGAGGTTCCGTCCTCGAAGCCGAAGGGTGAGGTCATCGCGACCACTCCGGCGGGCGGCACCAGCGCCGACCGCGGCTCGACGGTGGTCGTCCAGGTATCCAGCGGCGGGATCGTCATGCCACCACTGATCGGCCTGACCCCGACCCAGGCGCTGGACGCGCTGCACGGCGCAGGCTGGACCGGCGGCGCAAGCCAGATCAACCAGACCACACAGGGCACCTTCGCCCCGGGTGATGTCGGGCGGATCCTGAGTCAACAACCGGCCGCCGGGTCGTCCGTCGCGAAAAACGCCACGATCACCATCAGCACCGGGGTGCTCGGACCGAACTGA
- a CDS encoding protein kinase domain-containing protein: MLNNGAMIADRYRLHRLIATGGMGQVWEALDTRLDRRVAVKVLKSEFSADPTFRHRFRTEAKTTALLNHQGIAAIFDYGETTDPHGSETAYLVMELVQGEPLNSVLNRLGRLSVAQGLDMLEQTGRALEVAHAAGVVHRDVKPGNILVTPTGQVKITDFGIAKAVDASPVTKTGMVMGTAQYIAPEQAVGEDATAASDVYSLGVVGYEALAGQRPFSGDGAITVAMKHVREAPPPMPADLPQNVRELIEITMSKDPAQRYARGGEFADAVAAVRAGRRPPPPSGMHKAVPLTGATTLLPPGPTVQIPSTPTDYSNATVRYATPAAGVGAAGITGTAPATQLNPGATPPAGKDKGLTAGQKWAIAIGIGAVLLGAGIGWALIGDGSNPKTVPPVTSTVVPTTRPTTTTPAPTTTSTPEPTTTTKPPTTTQQPTTTTEPPTTTPEPTTTTTVPPSTTTPPPTKSTTPSKTTAKTTTPPLGPPIEIPGAIGQSGPTTYSQGLP; encoded by the coding sequence ATGCTGAACAACGGCGCGATGATCGCCGACCGCTATCGCCTGCACCGCCTGATCGCCACCGGCGGTATGGGCCAGGTCTGGGAGGCGCTGGACACCCGACTGGACCGGCGGGTTGCGGTGAAGGTGCTCAAATCCGAATTCTCCGCCGACCCCACCTTCCGGCACCGGTTCCGCACCGAGGCCAAAACCACCGCGCTGCTGAACCACCAGGGCATCGCGGCGATCTTCGACTACGGCGAGACCACCGATCCGCACGGCAGCGAAACCGCTTACCTGGTCATGGAATTGGTGCAGGGCGAACCGCTCAACTCGGTGCTGAACCGGCTGGGCAGGCTCTCCGTGGCGCAGGGTCTGGACATGCTGGAGCAGACCGGTCGGGCGCTGGAGGTTGCGCACGCCGCGGGTGTCGTGCACCGCGACGTCAAACCGGGCAACATCCTGGTGACACCGACCGGCCAGGTGAAGATCACCGATTTCGGCATCGCCAAGGCAGTCGACGCCTCGCCGGTCACCAAGACCGGCATGGTGATGGGCACCGCGCAGTACATCGCGCCGGAGCAGGCGGTCGGCGAGGACGCCACCGCGGCCAGCGATGTGTACTCGCTCGGCGTCGTCGGCTACGAGGCGCTGGCCGGGCAGCGGCCGTTCAGCGGTGACGGCGCGATCACCGTCGCGATGAAACATGTGCGTGAGGCGCCGCCGCCGATGCCCGCGGATCTGCCGCAGAATGTGCGCGAGCTCATCGAGATCACCATGAGCAAGGATCCGGCGCAGCGCTATGCCCGCGGCGGCGAATTCGCCGACGCGGTGGCCGCAGTGCGCGCCGGACGCAGACCACCGCCGCCGAGCGGTATGCACAAGGCGGTGCCGCTCACCGGAGCGACCACCTTGCTCCCGCCCGGTCCCACCGTTCAAATCCCTTCCACCCCAACCGATTACTCGAATGCGACGGTGCGTTACGCGACACCGGCCGCCGGTGTCGGCGCGGCGGGGATCACCGGTACCGCACCGGCCACCCAGCTGAACCCGGGCGCCACCCCGCCCGCGGGCAAAGACAAGGGCCTCACCGCCGGGCAGAAGTGGGCGATCGCCATCGGTATCGGCGCGGTACTGCTCGGCGCGGGCATCGGTTGGGCGCTGATCGGTGATGGATCGAATCCGAAGACGGTGCCACCGGTCACCAGTACGGTGGTTCCGACTACTCGTCCGACGACAACGACACCGGCCCCGACCACCACCTCGACGCCGGAGCCGACGACAACAACGAAACCCCCGACGACAACGCAGCAGCCGACGACTACCACCGAGCCGCCGACCACAACGCCGGAGCCGACGACGACCACCACCGTGCCGCCATCCACGACGACGCCGCCCCCCACCAAATCGACTACGCCCTCGAAGACCACAGCGAAGACCACCACCCCGCCCCTCGGGCCGCCCATCGAGATTCCGGGTGCGATCGGCCAGTCGGGCCCGACCACGTATTCGCAAGGACTGCCATGA
- a CDS encoding peptidoglycan D,D-transpeptidase FtsI family protein, which produces MNTPLRRVAVAVMLMIVALLLNATYVQVIKADSLRSDPRNKRILLDEYSRQRGQISAGGNVLASSVATDDRYKYLRVYRDNPEAYAPVTGFYSMQYGSGGLERAEDSVLNGSDSQLFGRRLADLISGRDPRGGNVLTTLNPAMQKVAYDQLTSKGYTGSVVAIEPSTGKILTMVSTPSYDPNLLSVHDGAKGTQAWESLNGDPHQPMLNRAVSQTYPPGSTFKVVVTAAALSNHVAKPEDQFTAAPNITLPGTSTTLENYNGTPCGGGPTASLYDAFRMSCNTAFAELGVKVGAPNLKEQANNFGVGAHSGIPIPVAESTVGTISDDAALAQSSIGQRDVALTPLENAVIAATVANGGVRMEPYLIDSLQGPDLSELKKNKPISVGQAVSADVASQLTNLMIASENNTAGHGQTKYQIASKTGTAEHGSNPRQTPPHAWYIAFAPAQNPKIAIAVIVENGGDRALAATGGSVAAPVARAVLDAGLQGG; this is translated from the coding sequence ATGAACACTCCCCTACGCCGGGTCGCGGTCGCGGTCATGTTGATGATCGTCGCGCTGCTGTTGAACGCCACCTACGTTCAGGTGATCAAGGCCGACAGTCTGCGTTCGGACCCGCGCAACAAACGCATTCTGCTCGACGAGTATTCGCGTCAGCGCGGTCAGATATCGGCGGGCGGCAATGTGCTCGCCAGTTCGGTGGCCACCGACGACCGCTACAAGTACCTGCGCGTGTACCGCGACAACCCGGAGGCGTACGCGCCGGTGACCGGCTTCTACTCGATGCAGTACGGCAGCGGCGGTCTGGAGCGCGCCGAGGATTCGGTGCTCAACGGCTCGGACAGCCAACTGTTCGGCCGCCGCCTCGCCGACCTGATCTCGGGCCGGGATCCGCGCGGCGGCAACGTGCTCACCACGCTGAATCCGGCGATGCAGAAGGTGGCATACGACCAGCTGACCAGCAAGGGTTACACCGGCTCGGTGGTGGCGATCGAACCGAGCACCGGCAAGATTCTCACCATGGTCTCCACGCCCAGCTACGACCCGAACCTGCTGTCGGTGCACGACGGGGCGAAGGGTACGCAGGCGTGGGAGTCGCTGAACGGGGATCCGCATCAGCCGATGCTGAATCGCGCTGTCTCCCAGACGTATCCGCCGGGTTCGACCTTCAAGGTGGTGGTCACCGCCGCGGCGCTGTCCAACCACGTCGCCAAACCGGAGGACCAGTTCACCGCGGCGCCGAACATCACGCTGCCCGGCACCTCGACCACGCTGGAGAACTACAACGGCACCCCGTGCGGCGGCGGCCCGACCGCCTCGCTGTACGACGCGTTCCGTATGTCGTGCAACACCGCGTTCGCCGAGCTCGGCGTCAAGGTGGGTGCCCCGAATCTGAAGGAGCAGGCCAACAATTTCGGCGTCGGCGCGCACAGCGGCATCCCGATCCCGGTCGCCGAGAGCACCGTCGGCACCATCTCCGATGACGCGGCATTGGCCCAGAGCAGCATCGGTCAGCGCGACGTCGCACTCACCCCGCTGGAGAATGCGGTCATCGCAGCGACCGTCGCCAACGGCGGTGTCCGGATGGAGCCGTACCTGATCGATTCACTGCAGGGTCCCGACCTGAGCGAGCTGAAGAAGAACAAGCCGATCTCGGTCGGCCAGGCGGTCAGCGCCGATGTAGCGTCACAGCTGACCAATCTGATGATCGCCTCGGAGAACAACACGGCTGGACATGGTCAGACCAAGTACCAGATCGCATCCAAGACCGGCACCGCCGAGCACGGCTCCAACCCGCGCCAGACGCCGCCGCATGCCTGGTACATCGCGTTCGCTCCCGCCCAGAATCCGAAGATCGCCATCGCGGTGATCGTGGAGAACGGTGGCGATCGGGCGCTCGCCGCGACAGGTGGGTCGGTCGCGGCACCCGTTGCCCGCGCGGTGTTGGACGCCGGGCTGCAGGGGGGCTGA